The window TGGACTGTTTTTTATAAATAAGATTATTTATTTTAAAGATCTTTATTTCACTAAAGTACACCAATAGTTTAGGTACAATCCTTCACAAGTTATATTCGATTTCTCATTCGAAAGTGATGACTGTTATACTCTATAAGTTACCTTTAGGAAACATGCTTACCTTTTATAATCAATAAAATATGTATCATATGATTCTTGAAAATTATACCCAAGTTTTTGGGCTAATTTAACAGATTCCTCATTAGCACCATCCCAACTAGGGTACTTTCCTCTATCCAGACAATCCAAAATCAAGGTAGAAGCTATTATTGTTGCTAATCCTTTCCTTCTATGGTTAGGGTGACTGGCCACTTCAATCTCAATCCCATCATCATATATACTAAATGATGTAGCAGCAGAAACAACTTGGCCTTCATTCAAAATAGCAAAACCTACTCCCCTATTGATAAAATCATCAATAGAATCAAACTGACTTACAAAGTCTTCTGAAAGTTCATGGAAAGACGGTTCTGTTGCTATCTTTTTATCTATACGCTTAATTTCATATCCTTCTGGTAATATAGATAGTAGGGTCTGTAAATGTTTTTTATCTAAATGCTCTGGTTTCTTTTTAAATCTGTAACGTTGAAACTTCTCAATAGAACCAACATGAAACGTTTCAATGCGATTTTTCCATTCATCGGAATCAACAATTGCAAGTGCAAAATCCGGTAGATTACAAAGTAATTCTTCAGCTTCCTTCGCCTCGGAATTTCCAGCAAAAAACACAAAGATCCCAACTGTTATTTGTGCAACCGTTGGATTCTCGAGATCATCAACCCAAGCAGATCCCATATGCCCTTGAAGATATGAAAGAATAATAGTACTATCAATTTTTTCAAACATTGAGATTAACTTTTCCCTAACATTTATATCTGCTTCAAAAATCATTCAA is drawn from Solibacillus sp. R5-41 and contains these coding sequences:
- a CDS encoding GNAT family N-acetyltransferase, which gives rise to MIFEADINVREKLISMFEKIDSTIILSYLQGHMGSAWVDDLENPTVAQITVGIFVFFAGNSEAKEAEELLCNLPDFALAIVDSDEWKNRIETFHVGSIEKFQRYRFKKKPEHLDKKHLQTLLSILPEGYEIKRIDKKIATEPSFHELSEDFVSQFDSIDDFINRGVGFAILNEGQVVSAATSFSIYDDGIEIEVASHPNHRRKGLATIIASTLILDCLDRGKYPSWDGANEESVKLAQKLGYNFQESYDTYFIDYKR